One segment of Clavelina lepadiformis chromosome 2, kaClaLepa1.1, whole genome shotgun sequence DNA contains the following:
- the LOC143446288 gene encoding uncharacterized protein LOC143446288, with product MPCSGSCRISLATFHFEKAEKTYPRARRKCQELGGDLAVTTNQLTWERLRECCNTEEEFWVGLRRCGEQNTYRNLDQPAIRCRSLPFIVPDRHVNETCQAVLMNPGRSNGIYPEAKLESCFIKNSYICQIRNAASTESTSTTEEHRNNVFVDHYTNFNKRSIATFSTTAASMDIDHENQSSPIDFNLATNSTFPQIPQNIPIAWIAGGLLATLVIALLLAVVLHCRKKLRKPTQHQEINPSKDRSSNPRSFTARIQASEQDRVNSDDWSHDPVSSSSDNTYNYIAPIAPTDYAHYVNFPVSSDQKETLENPYDIVEVVQY from the exons ATGCCGTGTTCTGGATCTTGTCGCATTTCGCTTGCCACCTTTCACTTTGAAAAGGCAGAAAAAACTTATCCCAGGGCGCGCAGAAAATGTCAAGAATTAGGTGGTGATTTAGCAGTAACAACAAACCAACTAACGTGGGAAAGATTGCGAGAATGTTGCAATACAGAAGAAGAGTTTTGGGTGGGTTTGCGCCGGTGTGGTGAACAAAACACTTACAGAAATTTGGATCAGCCTGCAATCAGATGTCGATCACTTCCCTTTATTGTTCCTGATAGACATGTCAATGAAACTTGCCAGGCTGTGTTGATGAATCCTGGAAGAAGCAACGGAATTTATCCTGAGGCTAAATTGGAATCTTGCTTTATTAAGAATAGCTACATCTGTCAAATTAGAAATGCAGCAAGTACGGAATCCACTAGCACAACTGAAGAACATCGAAATAATGTTTTCGTTGATCATTACACAAATTTCAACAAGCGCTCGATTGCAACCTTCTCCACCACAGCAGCATCTATGGACATAGATCACGAGAACCAGTCATCGCCAATTGATTTTAACTTGGCTACCAATTCAACATTTCCGCAGATTCCACAAAACATTCCAATTGCCTGGATTGCAGGTGGCCTGCTTGCCACCTTAGTTATAGCATTGTTATTGGCTGTGGTACTGCATTGTCGTAAAAAACTAAGAAAACCTACTCAACACCAAGAAATAAACCCATCCAAAGACCGTTCATCAAATCCAAGATCTTTTACAGCAAGGATCCAGGCCTCTGAGCAAGATCGGGTTAA TTCGGATGATTGGAGTCACGATCCTGTGTCGTCATCAAGCGACAACACCTACAACTACATTGCACCTATTGCTCCAACGGATTATGCTCATTACGTCAATTTTCCAGTTTCATCTGATCAAAAGGAGACTTTGGAAAATCCATATGACATTGTTGAAGTTGTCCAATATTAG
- the LOC143447498 gene encoding uncharacterized protein LOC143447498, with amino-acid sequence MNSTYFRSSAPTEAERHQNPVEYVLGGLLTILLVALLAVVIVYYRQKRQKGSIEPRNEKSTKLSSSDSRTCHVFIRDLGQQSNLDNKPAVRAKNNQYSHHSELTTSHLAHTYIYGNVVASSNPYVSMVANPGGVIGKVSRHEQSQPESAKSKRQNKSSNYVEMKEMCVAKSSRESYMNVNSGHCPNLGNTKII; translated from the exons ATGAATTCGACATACTTTCGCTCATCAGCGCCTACAGAGGCTGAGAGACACCAAAATCCAGTTGAATACGTCTTGGGAGGATTGCTAACCATCCTTCTGGTGGCTTTGTTAGCGGTTGTGATAGTCTATTATCGACAAAAACGACAAAAGGGATCAATTGAACCGCGTAATGAAAAGTCGACCAAACTTTCCTCGTCGGATTCAAGAACTTGTCACGTTTTCATTCGAGATCTTGGCCAGCAATCAAA TTTGGATAACAAACCTGCAGTAAGGGCAAAGAACAACCAATACAGTCATCACAGTGAGCTTACTACGTCACATCTTGCCCACACCTACATATACGGCAATGTGGTAGCAAGTTCAAACCCATATGTGAGCATGGTGGCTAATCCAGGTGGAGTCATCGGAAAAGTCTCAAGACATGAACAAAGTCAACCTGAGTCTGCAAAGTCTAAACGACAAAATAAGTCTTCCAATTATGTAGAGATGAAAGAAATGTGTGTGGCAAAATCATCTAGAGAAAGCTACATGAATGTAAATTCCGGTCATTGTCCGAATCTTGGTAACACTAAGATCATATAA